A portion of the Cryptomeria japonica chromosome 5, Sugi_1.0, whole genome shotgun sequence genome contains these proteins:
- the LOC131034698 gene encoding uncharacterized protein LOC131034698 produces MDTYFKNEDVPDDQMVKVAKTKLKGCALVWWNYEQDERRKRGNSNITSWDRMVEKLKGKFLLRDYEVQLFKKLQSLKQKDLDVKKYTDEFYKLSIRVGRDEDEVEKVARYLGGLRFNIQDELVVANPRTVEEYFQLALRVEEKIERKQDKSNKGRDRNTRGR; encoded by the coding sequence ATGGACACTTACTTTAAAAATGAAGATGTACCTGATGATCAAATGGTTAAAGTGGCAAAGACCAAATTGAAAGGGTGTGCACTTGTATGGTGGAATTATGAACAAGATGAGAGGAGAAAGAGGGGAAATTCCAATATAACATCTTGGGATAGGATGGTTGAAAAACTGAAAGGTAAATTCCTTCttagagattatgaagttcaattgTTTAAGAAGTTGCAAAGTTTAAAACAAAAGGACTTAGATGTGAAGAAATACACTGATGAGTTTTATAAGTTAAGCATAAGGGTAGGTAgggatgaagatgaagttgaaaaagTGGCTAGATATCTTGGTGGCCTTAGATTTAATATACAAGATGAATTGGTTGTTGCTAACCCCAGAACTGTTGAAGAGTATTTTCAATTGGCTCTTAGGGTGGAGGAGAAGATAGAGAGAAAGCAAGATAAGTCCAATAAAGGAAGAGACAGAAATACAAGAGGAAGATGA
- the LOC131034697 gene encoding subtilisin-like protease SBT1.7, whose amino-acid sequence MENTWSATFIIAFLAVSVMWLGKAEDVDARKPYIVRMLKSIKPHHFDLHQNWYASLLSQVSRSDPSANELLYTYDTLLHGFAASLSEAEAEAMEGMEGCLAVIPTSFTKISTTHTPEFLGLASISSHSSGLWSQYSTGGKDIIVGMIDTGIWPESKSFKDEGLGPVPARWKGKCESGHKFTSSHCNKKIIGARYYYKGYEQYDSPINETTEYKSPRDRIGHGTHTASTVAGVAVRGTSFFGFAKGTARGMAPEARLAIYKACWQDYCYDVDTVAAMDQAVADGVDIISISIHSSGDLPFDQDVRGIAAFGAMEKGVFVSAVAGNYGPYSSTLSNTAPWMTTVGASSIDRDFPASLVLGDQVILRGTSTFKGDGKLQGPVPLVYVSANNSSRRCLDGSLDPDLVKGKIVVCDQLLFSYNNDEYGPQWKGNVVAKAGGAGMIVANELLMGTQQQLTDTSNLPAITVSFTVGEIIKAHIKSTANNAMAALKITGSTVVGNQAIAPMVAAFSSRGPSKGYPHILKPDMIAPGVNILAAYTGDVADYYFDSGTSMACPHVSGLAALVKAIHPTWSPAAIKSALMTSSYTLDNAGQPIRDSSNMEPANPFAMGAGHVDPNAAVDPGLVYDMAPQDYINFLCSLNYTKEKIALLTKESVFCPKATLEAGDLNYPSFSVVFEAGSKSVQVKRRRVTYVGRKAHAVYQVTVKNPPGVNISVKPRKLVFRKPNDTASYSVTFRTHLISSDMKMGFGEIGWKCIEGGTQLVRSPVAIIW is encoded by the coding sequence ATGGAAAATACTTGGTCTGCTACGTTCATTATCGCATTCCTTGCTGTGTCAGTGATGTGGTTGGGCAAGGCGGAAGATGTCGATGCCAGAAAGCCGTATATTGTTCGCATGCTTAAGAGCATCAAGCCTCATCATTTTGATTTACACCAAAACTGGTATGCTTCATTGCTCAGCCAGGTCTCGCGATCGGATCCCAGTGCAAATGAGTTGTTATACACATATGACACTCTATTGCACGGCTTTGCAGCGAGCCTGAGCGAGGCTGAGGCTGAAGCCATGGAAGGTATGGAGGGATGCTTGGCTGTAATTCCCACGTCCTTCACTAAAATTAGCACCACTCACACCCCAGAGTTTCTTGGCCTCGCCTCAATTTCctctcattcttctggattgtgGTCGCAGTACTCTACTGGTGGCAAAGATATCATCGTGGGCATGATCGACACGGGAATATGGCCTGAGAGCAAAAGCTTCAAAGACGAAGGCCTTGGACCTGTCCCCGCTAGATGGAAAGGCAAATGTGAAAGCGGACATAAATTTACATCGTCCCACTgcaataaaaaaattattggagCTCGTTACTACTATAAAGGCTACGAGCAGTACGATAGTCCTATTAATGAAACCACGGAATACAAATCTCCTAGGGACCGCATTGGCCACGGTACACACACAGCATCCACTGTCGCCGGAGTCGCTGTGCGTGGTACCAGTTTCTTCGGTTTTGCCAAAGGAACGGCTAGAGGGATGGCCCCTGAAGCTAGACTGGCAATCTACAAAGCCTGTTGGCAAGATTACTGCTACGACGTAGACACTGTTGCTGCTATGGACCAAGCTGTTGCTGATGGAGTCGACATCATTTCTATCTCGATTCACTCGTCAGGTGATTTGCCATTTGACCAGGATGTTAGAGGTATTGCTGCATTTGGGGCCATGGAAAAGGGTGTTTTTGTTTCGGCAGTTGCAGGCAACTATGGACCTTATTCGTCTACTCTTAGTAACACGGCGCCCTGGATGACTACAGTGGGTGCGAGCAGTATCGACAGAGATTTCCCTGCTTCTCTAGTATTGGGCGACCAGGTAATATTGAGAGGCACCTCTACATTCAAAGGAGATGGAAAATTGCAAGGGCCAGTCCCTCTGGTTTATGTATCCGCTAATAATAGCTCAAGGCGTTGCCTCGATGGCAGCCTTGATCCCGATTTGGTGAAGGGTAAAATCGTTGTGTGCGATCAGTTGCTATTCTCCTACAACAATGATGAGTACGGCCCTCAGTGGAAGGGTAATGTAGTAGCCAAAGCTGGGGGTGCAGGAATGATCGTTGCAAATGAATTGCTAATGGGGACCCAGCAGCAACTGACGGACACTTCTAATCTACCTGCCATCACTGTTAGTTTCACAGTTGGAGAAATAATCAAAGCCCACATCAAGAGCACCGCCAATAATGCCATGGCCGCCTTGAAAATCACAGGCTCAACTGTTGTGGGAAACCAAGCAATTGCTCCAATGGTAGCTGCGTTTTCTTCACGGGGCCCAAGCAAAGGGTATCCACACATTCTCAAGCCCGACATGATTGCTCCCGGTGTGAATATATTGGCAGCATACACCGGAGACGTTGCGGACTACTACTTCGATTCGGGGACTTCCATGGCGTGCCCTCACGTTAGCGGACTTGCAGCTTTGGTAAAAGCCATACATCCGACGTGGAGCCCTGCGGCCATAAAGTCTGCCCTCATGACGTCTTCTTACACGCTTGATAACGCAGGGCAGCCCATTCGGGATTCATCTAATATGGAACCAGCCAACCCCTTTGCAATGGGTGCAGGTCATGTGGATCCAAATGCTGCAGTAGATCCTGGACTTGTGTACGATATGGCACCTCAGGACTACATCAACTTCCTCTGCTCTCTCAACTACACCAAAGAAAAAATTGCTCTGCTCACAAAAGAGAGCGTTTTCTGTCCCAAGGCCACTTTGGAAGCAGGCGATCTTAACTATCCCTCCTTCTCCGTGGTGTTTGAGGCAGGCAGTAAATCGGTTCAGGTGAAGAGGAGAAGAGTGACTTATGTGGGTAGGAAAGCTCATGCGGTTTATCAAGTGACTGTGAAGAATCCTCCTGGAGTCAATATCAGCGTGAAACCACGGAAGTTAGTTTTCAGAAAGCCGAACGACACTGCGAGCTATAGTGTAACCTTCCGAACCCATTTAATTTCTAGTGATATGAAAATGGGATTTGGAGAGATAGGATGGAAGTGTATCGAAGGTGGAACACAACTTGTTCGTAGCCCAGTTGCCATAATATGGTGA